A window of the Vigna angularis cultivar LongXiaoDou No.4 chromosome 3, ASM1680809v1, whole genome shotgun sequence genome harbors these coding sequences:
- the LOC108325493 gene encoding IQ domain-containing protein IQM6 isoform X1, whose product MMVGGSVELESMFSLRSPKADLEKDFGKAESTKSRDSSGKWLEKNTYMPLRGTHSIWDQAALRLQKVYKSFRTRRQLADCAVLAEQRWLVSTHVPGWKALDFAELKRSSISFFDIEKPETAMSRWSRARKRAAKVGKGLSKDVKARKLALQHWLEAIDPRHRYGHNLQFYYVKWLRCDSYEPFFYWLDVGEGKEVLSERCSRLKLQQQCIKYLGPVERMDYEVVIEDGRLMYKKSGKPVDTTGKAKWIFVLSTSKTLYVGQKTKGTFQHSSFLAGGATLSAGRLVAEDGVLKAVWPHSGHYLPTEENFEELMSFLVENNVDLTDVKKSPDDEEEDIAGNNQDIFQQNILEAMKPPNIETESSNTSPEKLPDLRNEDSNADSTSQPPLSKLSLRLGSKIARIEIPKRVIVPEFFGEQETGPRTQFYSPYASSDSGYETAEESFIKEEEFMVSKSNMFAEHQNEDGNTIPKEQILKRIDSHKGRKSYQLANHLSTKWTTGAGPRIGCMRDYPLELQNLILEQQNLSPRIRTTNPSPRLPPLSRFSPHIAFPPSLPDAPSALSS is encoded by the exons ATGATGGTTGGAGGTTCGGTCGAGTTAGAAAGCATGTTTTCTTTAAGATCTCCTAAAGCAGATTTGGAAAAGGACTTTGGTAAAGCAGAAAGCACAAAGAGTAGAGACAGTAGTGGTAAGTGGTTGGAGAAAAACACATACATGCCATTGCGGGGGACACATAGTATATGGGATCAAGCTGCGCTGAGGTTGCAGAAAGTATACAAAAGTTTTAGGACAAGGAGGCAACTTGCAGATTGTGCAGTTCTTGCAGAGCAGAGATGGTTAGTTTCAACACATGTACCTGG GTGGAAGGCTTTGGATTTTGCCGAACTTAAGCGCAGTTCAATATCCTTTTTTGACATTGAGAAACCGGAGACCGCCATGTCACGGTGGTCTAGGGCGAGGAAGAGAGCTGCCAAG GTTGGAAAGGGTCTGTCTAAGGATGTGAAGGCTCGGAAACTTGCTTTGCAGCACTGGCTAGAGGCA ATTGACCCTCGACATCGCTATGGTCACAATCTTCAATTTTATTATGTGAAATGGCTTCGCTGTGATAGCTATGAACCTTTCTTCTATTG GCTTGATGTTGGGGAAGGCAAGGAAGTACTTTCTGAGAGATGTTCCAGATTAAAACTTCAGCAGCAGTGCATCAAATATCTTGGTCCA GTGGAGAGAATGGATTATGAAGTAGTTATTGAGGATGGAAGGCTCATGTATAAGAAAAGTGGGAAACCTGTTGACACAACAGGAAAAGCAAAGTGGATTTTTGTACTTAGTACATCCAAGACTCTTTATGTAGGGCAGAAGACCAAGGGCACATTTCAACATTCAAGCTTCCTAGCAGGGGGAGCCACATTGTCTGCTGGTAGACTAGTGGCAGAAGATGGTGTTCTTAAG GCGGTTTGGCCTCACAGTGGGCATTATCTCCCAACAGAAGAAAATTTTGAGGAACTCATGTCATTCCTTGTGGAGAATAATGTGGATCTTACAGATGTAAAG AAAAGTCCagatgacgaagaagaagaCATAGCTGGAAACAACCAAGATATcttccaacaaaatattttagaGGCCATGAAACCTCCAAACATTGAAACAGAAAGCAGCAACACATCACCTGAAAAGCTCCCTGACTTGAGAAATGAGGATTCTAATGCTGATTCAACCTCTCAACCACCTTTGTCAAAATTGTCTCTAAGACTGGGATCAAAAATAGCAAGAATTGAGATACCAAAAAGAGTTATAGTGCCTGAATTTTTTGGAGAGCAAGAAACCGGTCCTCGTACCCAATTTTATTCTCCTTATGCGTCATCAGACAGTGGTTATGAGACAGCAGAAGAATCATTCATAAAGGAGGAGGAATTCATGGTTTCAAAATCAAACATGTTTGCTGAACATCAAAATGAAGATGGGAATACTATTCCAAAGGAGCAAATCTTGAAGAGGATAGATTCCCACAAGGGAAGGAAATCATATCAATTGGCTAATCACTTGTCTACTAAATGGACAACAGGTGCAGGCCCTCGAATTGGTTGCATGAGAGACTACCCACTAGAGCTTCAGAATTTGATTTTGGAGCAGCAAAATTTGTCTCCAAGGATAAGAACAACGAATCCATCTCCCCGGCTACCACCTTTATCCCGCTTCAGCCCTCATATTGCTTTTCCACCTTCTTTGCCTGATGCTCCAAGTGCCTTAAGCAGCTAG
- the LOC108325493 gene encoding IQ domain-containing protein IQM6 isoform X2, with product MMVGGSVELESMFSLRSPKADLEKDFGKAESTKSRDSSGKWLEKNTYMPLRGTHSIWDQAALRLQKVYKSFRTRRQLADCAVLAEQRWWKALDFAELKRSSISFFDIEKPETAMSRWSRARKRAAKVGKGLSKDVKARKLALQHWLEAIDPRHRYGHNLQFYYVKWLRCDSYEPFFYWLDVGEGKEVLSERCSRLKLQQQCIKYLGPVERMDYEVVIEDGRLMYKKSGKPVDTTGKAKWIFVLSTSKTLYVGQKTKGTFQHSSFLAGGATLSAGRLVAEDGVLKAVWPHSGHYLPTEENFEELMSFLVENNVDLTDVKKSPDDEEEDIAGNNQDIFQQNILEAMKPPNIETESSNTSPEKLPDLRNEDSNADSTSQPPLSKLSLRLGSKIARIEIPKRVIVPEFFGEQETGPRTQFYSPYASSDSGYETAEESFIKEEEFMVSKSNMFAEHQNEDGNTIPKEQILKRIDSHKGRKSYQLANHLSTKWTTGAGPRIGCMRDYPLELQNLILEQQNLSPRIRTTNPSPRLPPLSRFSPHIAFPPSLPDAPSALSS from the exons ATGATGGTTGGAGGTTCGGTCGAGTTAGAAAGCATGTTTTCTTTAAGATCTCCTAAAGCAGATTTGGAAAAGGACTTTGGTAAAGCAGAAAGCACAAAGAGTAGAGACAGTAGTGGTAAGTGGTTGGAGAAAAACACATACATGCCATTGCGGGGGACACATAGTATATGGGATCAAGCTGCGCTGAGGTTGCAGAAAGTATACAAAAGTTTTAGGACAAGGAGGCAACTTGCAGATTGTGCAGTTCTTGCAGAGCAGAGATG GTGGAAGGCTTTGGATTTTGCCGAACTTAAGCGCAGTTCAATATCCTTTTTTGACATTGAGAAACCGGAGACCGCCATGTCACGGTGGTCTAGGGCGAGGAAGAGAGCTGCCAAG GTTGGAAAGGGTCTGTCTAAGGATGTGAAGGCTCGGAAACTTGCTTTGCAGCACTGGCTAGAGGCA ATTGACCCTCGACATCGCTATGGTCACAATCTTCAATTTTATTATGTGAAATGGCTTCGCTGTGATAGCTATGAACCTTTCTTCTATTG GCTTGATGTTGGGGAAGGCAAGGAAGTACTTTCTGAGAGATGTTCCAGATTAAAACTTCAGCAGCAGTGCATCAAATATCTTGGTCCA GTGGAGAGAATGGATTATGAAGTAGTTATTGAGGATGGAAGGCTCATGTATAAGAAAAGTGGGAAACCTGTTGACACAACAGGAAAAGCAAAGTGGATTTTTGTACTTAGTACATCCAAGACTCTTTATGTAGGGCAGAAGACCAAGGGCACATTTCAACATTCAAGCTTCCTAGCAGGGGGAGCCACATTGTCTGCTGGTAGACTAGTGGCAGAAGATGGTGTTCTTAAG GCGGTTTGGCCTCACAGTGGGCATTATCTCCCAACAGAAGAAAATTTTGAGGAACTCATGTCATTCCTTGTGGAGAATAATGTGGATCTTACAGATGTAAAG AAAAGTCCagatgacgaagaagaagaCATAGCTGGAAACAACCAAGATATcttccaacaaaatattttagaGGCCATGAAACCTCCAAACATTGAAACAGAAAGCAGCAACACATCACCTGAAAAGCTCCCTGACTTGAGAAATGAGGATTCTAATGCTGATTCAACCTCTCAACCACCTTTGTCAAAATTGTCTCTAAGACTGGGATCAAAAATAGCAAGAATTGAGATACCAAAAAGAGTTATAGTGCCTGAATTTTTTGGAGAGCAAGAAACCGGTCCTCGTACCCAATTTTATTCTCCTTATGCGTCATCAGACAGTGGTTATGAGACAGCAGAAGAATCATTCATAAAGGAGGAGGAATTCATGGTTTCAAAATCAAACATGTTTGCTGAACATCAAAATGAAGATGGGAATACTATTCCAAAGGAGCAAATCTTGAAGAGGATAGATTCCCACAAGGGAAGGAAATCATATCAATTGGCTAATCACTTGTCTACTAAATGGACAACAGGTGCAGGCCCTCGAATTGGTTGCATGAGAGACTACCCACTAGAGCTTCAGAATTTGATTTTGGAGCAGCAAAATTTGTCTCCAAGGATAAGAACAACGAATCCATCTCCCCGGCTACCACCTTTATCCCGCTTCAGCCCTCATATTGCTTTTCCACCTTCTTTGCCTGATGCTCCAAGTGCCTTAAGCAGCTAG